The Hydractinia symbiolongicarpus strain clone_291-10 chromosome 2, HSymV2.1, whole genome shotgun sequence genomic sequence TTGAAATTAGTTGGCACTAATGATAATCCTGCCGATATTAGTTCCAGAGGTTCTTCGCTATTAAAGCTCTCCACTAGGAGTCTCTGGTTTGAGGGTCCAGGTTTTCTAACTTTACCAGAAAACGAGTGGCCGCGTCTGCAAGTTGGAGACAAGTTCCTGCCGGAGTCTTCCTGTGAAGAGAAACTTTCATTGAATGTTAATACAGAGTTCACGTGTTTAAAAAGTGACTCTGATGTAGTTAATGATCCTTGTTTATCTGAGATCATTAAAGTTGATAATtataatagttttaaaaaattggtgCACGTTACGGCGTATGTATTACGATTTATAAGAAGAtgtaaagaagaaaagaagagaAATGAAAAGAAGACTACTAACACATTATTACTAACAAAAAGGGAGTGGCCCGAAGATTTGTCGGTGGAAGAGATTAAGTTTGCGCAATTCAAGTGGTTAAAACTGTTTCAGTGGAAGGTCCAGAATAACAAGAATTTTGAAGTAGAAAAAGTGAAACTTGGTCTTTTTAAGGATGACGATGGAGTTCTGCGATGTAAAGGTCGTGTACAAAATTCACCTTTACCACACGACACTCGGCATCCAGTGTTTTTACCTACACAATGTGAGCTTTTGCCTCTTATTTATTCTTTGAAaccgttgttttttcttttggagcattttttgagaaaaaatcgaccctgggatttcacgttcctctgattttttgttacctaaatgtcattttacgccaaaattggttcaaaaattaaaactactttattttccacaatatttggcacagttaacaaaaaaagtatactgaacatgatggtgacatcaaaatttcgattttttggcccccttaaatgtcattttaggccaaaatttgtccaaaaattaaaactactttattttcgacaaaattttgcacagatcacaaaaaatatgctgaacatgatggtgacatcaaaattttgattttttgccacctgaaatgtcattttaggccaaaattggtccaaaaatttaaactactttattttcgacaaaatttggcacagttaatagaaaaaatatgctgaacatgatggtggcatcaaaattttgattttttgccacctgaaatgtcattttaggccaaaattggtctaaaatttaaactactttattttcgacaaaatttggcacagttaataaaaaaagtatgctgaacatgatggtggcatcaaaatcttgtttttttgtcaactaaatgccgtttaagaccataaacgtttcaaccatgaatgataggctataatttttgttcgcaatttcttttaaagtttgaGTTTATtttgacacgtttcgttttgtttgcgtttgttgtaagatgtaatgtcacttgtgtgttttatcttcagagcttcaagcaccaaacctcttcgaatgtttggcacgataacaacgaattagcaggttgtcatcaaatattttggtagcgagcggaaattcttagagcccccagggcttcttgtttcggATTCACATCGTGCTGTTGGTCATAATGGACCACGTGACACTCTTTGTCACGTGCGTAAACAATTTTGGATACCGCGTCTCAGACAAGTTGTTAGAAATTTATTACGTAACTGTACATTGTGTAAAAGATTTGAAAGTAAAGCGTTTACTTACCCAAGTACTTCTGCGTTACCTGATTTTCGTTTGTCGTTGAACTTTGCCTTCACAAATATTGGAATCGATTATGCAGGTCCGTTGTATATACGAGATATTTATTCACGTTCTGATGTACATAAAGCGTGGATTTGTTTGATTACTTGTGCTAGCAGTAGAGCTGTTTATTTGGATATTAGTACTGATTTGTCTGCTTCAGCTTGTGTTAATGTTTTAAaacgttttgtaaataaaaatggaacTCCGAAAGTTATCAACTTAGACAATGGTTCTAACTTTATTAGTAAAGAAGTTCAACATTTTGCATCATCACATGGCATTAAGTGGTGTTTTAATATTGAAGCTGCCCCCTGGCAGGGTGGATATTTCGAAAGGCTAATTCAGTCTCTTAAACGTTGTTtgaaaaaagtactttttaaaactttagttgATTATGAAGAGATGTTGACTATTTTGTCAGCAATTGAACGCATACTTAATAACCGTCCTTTGACGTTTATTTACGACGATGTTAACGAAAGTCCATTAACTCCGAATCAATTAATATACGGAAAAAACGTTAGTATCGATTATGAAGAATACGATGGCAAAAAAAGTGACGAGTTGACAGTTCGCGCGAAGTACATAAAAACTGTGCTCGATCATTTTTGGAAACGTTGGTTAAATGAATACGTTGTCGATTTACGCGAATTTCACaaacagaagaagaaaaagctaCAGTCCTCTTACGAAATTGAAGTAAACGATGTTGTTCTTATACACGATGATGGTAAAACTAGAGCAAAATGGAAGATAGGTCGAGTAACGGAATTGTTGAAAAGCAAGGACGCTCGTATACGTGCAGCAAAGGTATTAGTCGCAACTAACAACAATCGTAAAACGATAATTACACGCACTTTGCACAAACTTTATCCTGTTGAACAGTCTGATCGCGACTACGAGAATGACAAGGAAGATAACGAcgaaattaaaattgactttatAAACGAAGATGACATCATCGTTTTTGGTGGGGAGTGttaattatttatgtatttttaacacGTGACTCTTAATGTAGATGTATACTTTTTAGATGCTTCGGCAgtacagaaaatattttgttgatataagACACGTTTTCATGAGTTCCTTTTTACGAGATATTACAACGTAAAAGctcattttttttgtgaaagaaaaaaaattttcttttgtggATGATCAAAAATAAtgccaatatatatatacaacgcATATATACacttttgcaaataaaaaggGAATATATATGTAAAGACAATATTGAAGACATGAACTTTCATATATTTTTAACGAATCCATCaataaaatgctttttaaattttactttttaaaaacttttagtcAGGGCGCTGAGAGCCGAAAAATACTAATAACAGCCCGGACAAATTGAGACTATTAAAACTAGAAATTATGATGGTGTGGGATACTAAATCACTCTACTGGCCTTTCTGAAATTTCTTATGGCCCCAATCCAGGATGATGTTAGGTCCTGATGACGTTACTcattaaggaaaaaaattgaTGACGGCAATTTTCCAACACAATTAGACTTTTTATAGAGGATaaagaagaaacaaaatatatataaacactaTGTACTTTAAATAAAGTATTAGTTTTGTAAAGACATTTAAAATGCTCGTGACGTCACGATCTCCTAAAGTCGTAGCTTTATTGTGTCTTGTGTAAAGTGCCTTTCAGTGCAAATTTAATGCAAATTCTAATTGTTAAACAAACacttttattattactattccATAAGCAAATGCATTGTGATCCCTACAAAGGATATGTTCTTTTCATGGTGGAACTCGTCGGTAAGCATGAACTCAAGCCTGTCTGTCGAGCCTTCTTGGGAAGATTCCGGAGTGTCAAAATTCCAGGTAAGAGACCTTGGTGGGAAGCATGGCGAGAATCTTGGATTTTTTACCATCAAAGAAGCAATCGTTTTCATCCAGCTGAGGGCAGACAAGACGTAGTCTATGGTAAACATCAGTCTTGTACCATCCAGCATAGTCGCCCTTCGTATAGTACTTCCCCCCTTTCGTCACCCAAACAAACCGTGTAGTTATCAGCCGGGACGGAACTTCGtaccaaaaaggtttttttccaACAATCACAAAGGGAGTTCCGGACCAAAGGATTTGTTGGGGTGACTCCTTGTTCTTGATATCTTCGAAGAGAATTttgagattttttaaactaatatctaaaaaattaagttggtaacacacacaaagattttcttttttaaagtagaCTACGGCTTTTGGTTTCTCTTGGTCAAAAGATCAATCTTTTTTATTAGCTATATCTTTAAACTCACCAGCAACTCCGAATgatttatctttttgataaacaCAGAAATGATAATGATTTTATCTCGAGATTTCTAACTGCTACATCGACATTTTCCATGGATTCtaatatatatttctgtttcTCTTTACAATCTACAAAGTATCcagtggaaaaaaattttcgatTTTGATTCAATTCTagcttttattatttctttataatatccaataataataaaaaaaaaactttgacaacTTACCATCTAGATTTTCATtattcgttttatttatttcgatTATTGAACGATGATTACAGATCGaaaggttttattttagttgaaaacTTCAACGGTATACAAAATCTCAAAAACACGTGCGTGTGCCTCCAGGCTTTTTCCGCGAATTCCTGCTCAATGCGCACCCAATGCATTTCGGTATTACGCAACAATACGTCATATTGGAATGACGTAgttctaataataatttaaatttaaaaccacgGAATCGCATTTTGGATGAGGCATCTTCCTGTTCAAGCGCGCCATATTGATTATACTCCAGCTTGTTCACGCTGCAAAAcgaagttatttttttgaagCGAAGAAAAACATTTGCTTGGGTTAGTATAATTATTCAACTGCTTAAATTTCAGTTCTGTCAACAtttaagatattctcttcaTTGTGTCTAGTTTTGCCAAGCGGCTTTCTTCAACACCTTTCTTTTGCCAAAGGTCTTCTGAATTTCGTTGTGTTTCAGGTGGGGCACAAGGTCTTTTCCTTCCTGTCAGTTTGCCCCAAACTGACCAAAGAAAATTACTGAATACTTATTGAAAGAAAGAACATATTGAAACTATATATATAACCGAAACTTGCTAAAGAAAGAATTGTTGAAACACTTAATTAGCAAAAGCTTACATAGTTTATACCATTGTGTTATTTCAGTAGGTTTCTGTCGGCATAGGCTACAGTGTATATAGCTATACATATTTTTAATACATCAGTATAGGCTACATTATTAGTTAGCTAACTACCCTCTCGTTTATACTGTCACAATTTAGTATGAACACTCCCAAAGCGTTCGTGCAGAGAGTAACCCAGGCGTTGCTTACAGTATTGTCAAGTCTGTTCAAGGAAATTTTCATCAAGGCAATGACAAATTTGGTGAAAGTGCTGGTACTCCATGTGTAGCAAATGCCACGCATGCTATCATTTAGTCAAATATTCGCAAGGCTTCACTCTGGACTGATTTGGATTTAGACCATATTTTAGATAACGTGATTGTTTATATAAGTCACTTCTTACAACTGGTGCTATTCTTTGATCAACTCCCAATCACTATTTCTATACCTAGAGGGCACTCAATTATCTGTAACCTTTAGACAATTTACATGGTGAACTAACTTGgttccaaaataattttttgaacctTGCAGAATGTAGTGGGATGATGTTTATGATAGGTGGTTTTACAACATCAACTTTATATAACAAGTCctgcttttttatatttgactCCCATAGTCGGGGAAATAATGGTTCATTTACTGCAGATGGTTATTCTGTGttgttaaagtttaaaaatattagtgATGTGGAGAGCTACATCAAGGACTCTTATTTGACGAAACAAAGTAAGTCTTCTCTTCAATATGAGTTACA encodes the following:
- the LOC130629935 gene encoding uncharacterized protein LOC130629935, yielding MEQNNIYYFESQPHDFATNDQILFPQATTQQQHAAHVFTQSSPKPTSSILSQNTQIFGQSVPQQLQPSLSPVFQNPEDETSAKPQKRGRKGLKHEKVWSSGETEHLINLWSQHEVLYKVSCPGYMDKNKKQLALVAIAAELNCSESEVQKKMHSMKTDYGTLRQNYEESKRKSGSGRADLKKPNWPWYALMEFLNDNLTSKQEWRICRVLFGLTASPFLLNATLSKHIKNYEDIDPKFTERFLNSLHVDDLNGGSKNVDEGFTFYCKVKDLLAEASFNMRKFQSNAPKLEALVNERYKGPLEVNHEGNTTKVLGLQWLKDSDKIGFNFEEIKQKFHAKPDTTKRNVLQAIASIFDPLGLINPIIVKMKTFFQDLCIKNVKWDSPLSEEHLEIWSEIIVIMIRTIRISLSNLHGFSDASKAAHGCCVYIRFETESGKIKTALVSSKSRVAPIKSQTIPRLELLGALMLARLLDTVSRALNNVYPIERIFAWIDSSVVYSWIKNSDKIYKPFVQNRLTEIRRLFDVKCLKLVGTNDNPADISSRGSSLLKLSTRSLWFEGPGFLTLPENEWPRLQVGDKFLPESSCEEKLSLNVNTEFTCLKSDSDVVNDPCLSEIIKVDNYNSFKKLVHVTAYVLRFIRRCKEEKKRNEKKTTNTLLLTKREWPEDLSVEEIKFAQFKWLKLFQWKVQNNKNFEVEKVKLGLFKDDDGVLRCKGRVQNSPLPHDTRHPVFLPTQCELLPLIYSLKPFESKAFTYPSTSALPDFRLSLNFAFTNIGIDYAGPLYIRDIYSRSDVHKAWICLITCASSRAVYLDISTDLSASACVNVLKRFVNKNGTPKVINLDNGSNFISKEVQHFASSHGIKWCFNIEAAPWQGGYFERLIQSLKRCLKKVLFKTLVDYEEMLTILSAIERILNNRPLTFIYDDVNESPLTPNQLIYGKNVSIDYEEYDGKKSDELTVRAKYIKTVLDHFWKRWLNEYVVDLREFHKQKKKKLQSSYEIEVNDVVLIHDDGKTRAKWKIGRVTELLKSKDARIRAAKVLVATNNNRKTIITRTLHKLYPVEQSDRDYENDKEDNDEIKIDFINEDDIIVFGGEC